The nucleotide sequence TTTATTAATCCTGGGGCTGAAGACTGTGCAACTgatttagtatttattgagctcccACAACATGCCAAACACAGTATAAACCCCAGCATGTAGAGCTTCACATGTGATTCAGCAACACATGCATCTTACACACATAGCAAAGACATCAACGCATGAAGGTAAATCAATCAAGAACCTGCCTTGGGAAACAAAGGTGCTCCTGACCTCTCGTCTGTGAGGGACAGGCCCTGTGTTCACTCCCAGATCTAGCCACACTCTTGAGGTTAGTTTTGTGCCTTGCATTTGAAAGACTAACAGATGTTCAGGAATGCAAACCACAGGACAGAGGTCGTGGGTGAGCCTACCTGAGAAAATAAACCTGGAACTTAGCTATCCCAGTAAAACAGCAGATTGAAAattcacaaggacaaaaaatcagACGGTTATAGGAACTGGAATATCCTTACCTTAGCATCTCTCACAATTGCTATTTCCAGGTAGCTGTTGGAGCATACATTGAAACACTCTTCTGCCAGTTTAATGAGATAAATCTATTGATTGGCTGCCAAAAGTGAGACCTGGTGACAAAGCTTGCAAAGAGGATTACAGAACCTCCCATCAGCCTTGAGAAGGGCTGCTGCCAAGTACCAAGTTGGCTCAGTTCCCAGCCTGACTGCCTGTATTACTCCTTGCAGGAAGAGGACTGTGTATACATCTTAGATGCTTGATATTAACCAAAacgaattattaaataaaattttctacctACAGTCCTACGCAGTTCTCTCTGGGactcatctctgatttttttgaaaTTCGGTTTGATTTATAAACTAGTCCACAACACATTTCAGATGTTGTAAGAATTAATTGCTGTTCCGTTGCTGATTTTCATAATATGTAAAGATGTTTATAAGCACAATCTAATTCTCCAACCTCTTTAAGCTCTTTATAAAGTCCATGTAAGTGTTTCAAACTTAAGTTGTAGGCATGACAGAAACCAGTGGCAGCTTTTCTAGTAATTAATGGAGATGCTTGTTTTTCATAGTTGATATAAACTTAGGCTAATCAGGGAGCACTTTTTCTAACACCCTGACAACCaggatttaaaataattcatggtatgtaaatttgttttttgttgttttttgttgtttttgtttttttgtttttttgagactagattttgctctgtcactgagactgagtgcagtggtgtaatgatagctcactgcagcccagtgatcctcccaggctcaagtgatcctcctgcctttgtgtcccaagtagctgggaccacaggtgtgtaccaccacgtccggctattttttgaagagatggagttttgccatatttcccaggctggtcttgaactcctgggctcaagcaattctccctcttcggtctcccaaagttttggaattatagatgtgagccatggTACCTGGCCATGGTATGTAACTTTATAATACAATTGACCTAAGGTTGAATGATGATATTCCTTCTGAATTGATTGGACTGATACATAAGAAATATGTAAGTAAACTGTTGAATGAATCCCTATATATTCTGATTTCAATAATTTGCCTCTTTGTGATTGAGCTGGTATTGCCTGAAGACTAAAAGAGTATTCTCTAAGTATGGCATGTAACACCGTCAAATTCAGCTCCAAATTATTAACACCTTTGGCAGGTGCAACTAAAGCTTCATTCGGATGTTTCTGAGATTCATTAGAAAGAGGattcccgcccccaccccccaccccgagatggagtcttgttctgtcgcccaggttggagtacactggcacaatctcagctcactgcaacctctgcctccctgggttcaagcaattctcctgcctcagcctcccgagtagctgggattacaggcgtgcgccaccacgcctggctaatttttgtattttaagtagagacagggtttcaacacgttggccaggctggtctcaaactcctgaccttgtgatctgcctgcctcggtcccccaaaatgctgggattacaggtgtgagccaccatgcccagccctagaaAGGATAATTCTTAAGGTGTTTAATCTTGGTTGCACATTAAAATCCCCTGAAGTGCTTTGGAAAATGCTAGTGTCCAGGCACCATCTCAAATCAACTAGACTCTTGGGAGGAGAGCCCAGAcatcaattacaaaaaaaaaaaagttccccaggtgattctaggagcagccagggttgagaaccagtGATTCAAACCTTCCAACAAAGAGCCGACGATGAATCAGATCCCTCCCCAAATaatccttctccttcccctctacCATCTACACTCTCCACACATGACCATCAAAGGAACTCTGAGGAAATGAGAAATGTCTggccctgagcctcccaagtaataTAGCTGCTGGAAGCACAGGAGCCAGTCCTCAGGATGCCTGGGAGATGAGCTCATCTGGGGCAGGGGTAGGTTGCACTATTAGCACACAGGTTCTTTGTTCTCCAATCGACGGATGAAGCTCAAGTTCATTTAGCACCATTGCCAGAGGTAACCTCCATACCCATCTTTGCCtgccttttcctttctcccaAGCCAGCCTTTCCTACCCTTTACTGTGTGCAAAAAGTCTAGCCCTGTAACTACTAAAGATTCCTACGCTAACCAGCCCAACCGTGATCATTCCCACTCCCACCGTGGTTGTTGACATGAATGTAATAGGATTGAACCCTTGTCATTCCCATATcatccctctttcctttccttttagggcacattttaatgaatgaattgAGCTTATTTCTGAATAAGAGAAGCAGGAGGAGGTGAAACAGTGATTCTTGTGTTCAGTGAGCTGGGAAAGTAGTTGAACCCTACAGATGGTGACTGAGTTACTGGGAACACAGAGGCTAATCTGACAGCTGGATATTATGTATCATTTCCCAAGACTCCTGCCCTCACTGCCCAAGTTGCTTTTCCAACAGTGTGGAGACCTTTGTCCCAAGGCACTTGTCCTCATTTACAGAACTCACAGGAGGTTAAGGTGATGATTATCAGCCTGGTATCATGCTCCACAGTCTTCACCTGTTCCCTTAGCCCTGGAGGTAATTAGTGTTTGATCTACACATCATGTGGGTGGTAGCTTATTCTTCTGTTCTGTCCTTAAGTAAACTTCTGCCGGTCCTTGATTTCTGGGTTGATCATGTTCCAAGAATCACTACAGAGCAGGTGCTGAGCAGTCAGATGACAGCTGTTGATCTGTTGCAAGTGAGCAATTAGAGACTGCAGGAGAATGCCACGCTATACAGTTTACATTGAGtattcagaaaaccaaatatttgaGTGCCCACTTTGTGGCAAACACTGAATGTgtacccacacatacacacacatacacaaacacacatacacagaggatGTCTGTCCTTAGGTACAACTGAATGACCTCTTAAGTGAATTGgaccttttcctctttatttatcTATCTCTTCATTGACTAATTCGTCTCATCATTTTTAAATAGTAGttggggaggaaaggggagaaacAATAGCAAGACCTTTCTAAAGGGAGCTTGTAGGTGTTTTTGTACTATAAACTCAAGTGGTTTTAAAACGAAACCCTTTTGGCATATAAAGGTCTTACTCAGGAAATGCTGAAATCCTAGATGTAgagttttaatacatatttacctGAAATTCTAGGAATGCAAGGGTTCAAATGGACTAAGCAATATCATGGTACTCTCAGCTGGGTCCTTTTTCTAAAGGCAAACTGAAAATCTTTACCAAGcccaatgcattccttttaaaTCCCATTCATATTGTTCATTTCACCAACGAGCAGGAGGAGGGGACGCCAGGAAGGCAATCGTGGTTCTGAAATACTTTTCCGAACGTGGAGAAAAAGTTTTGTTTGTCCTTCAAGGgcataaagaagaaataagaaatcctcttccctctctttggCCTCCCCCAAgcaaagagcaagactctcacCAAAGCCCGCTTAACATTTTACAAACACACAAGGACAAGACAGCCGGACAAGAGGGCTGGGCTGGAAATGTTGCCCTATGTTGGCTTAGCTAGCTCTGGTGCTGAGAATAAGCACCAGATTGACCTCGAGTGGTGCCCTAGGAGGCCAGTTGAAGTGGAGCTCCTTGACCAAGGCCTGGCTAAGTGGCATCAGATGACCACGCTGACGGTCATATTCTGGCCATGGGGGGCTATCTTGCGGGGCCAAGCGACCAACAGTTTGCGCAGCTCCTCGCGGAAGCTGTCGTGCAGCCAGGCGTAGATGAAGGGGTTGTAGCAGGCCGAACTCATGGCGAGCCAGTGGCAGAGCAGCTGCACCAGCCCAAAGGCGTAAGGGTCGATGGCGTGCGGGTCGAGGTCCCGCAGCAGGTTGAAGACGTGCAGCGGCAGCCAGCAGACGGCGAACACCACCACGACCACCACCAGCAAGCAGAAGGTGCGCCGGCGCCGAGCGCGGTCCCAGTCGGCCTGGCTCTGGGTCACGCAGCCCGGCACCACGCGGTTGCGGAGCTTCACTGACACCCGGACGTAAGACAGGAGGATGACCAGCAGAGGGAGCAGGTAGGTGACCAGCAGCAGCCCCCAGGCGTAGAGCTGGCGCTGGCGCTCCTGGGAGCCCCAGAACTCCTCGCAGAGGCGCACGTCGTGCGGCTTGAGCTCCACGTGATAGGTGTGCACGGCGGCGGGCAGCGCCAGCACCGCGGACAGCGCCCAGATGGCCAGCACAGCGTAGGCGCTGAGGCGCAGCGAGATGCGCCGCCTCAGCGGGTGCACCAGCACGACGTAGCGGTCCACTGCGATGGTGGTGAGCGTGAACACCGACACATAGACGGTGACCGGCTGCAGGAAGAAGACCAGGTGGCACAGGCCGCCGCCGAACACCCAGCCGCGTGGCTCGAAGGCATAGGCCAGCGTGAGCGGCACGCAGGCGGTGCACATGAGCACGTCGGACAAGGCCAGGTTGCCGATGAGGAAGTTCGTCACGTTGTGCAGCCGGCGCACCCGCGCGATCACCAGCACCAGCAGGCAATTGCCCACCAGCCCCACGACCACCACGACGCTGTAGAGCAGCACGATCAGCCCCTTCAGCTGATGCACCAGCTGCAGGCTCTGGAAGGGCGTGACGGCTGGAGCGTCCGCGCCAGCCACCGACCCGTTGCCCGCCGAGGCCTCTGCGCTCTGGTTGGCGGGAGTTGTGACCGCCGGCGGCAGCCCAGAAAATAAGTCAGAAACCCTGGGGCCCCGAGTGGGCGATGAGGCCATGGCCACCTGTTCAAAGGTAATCAAAGTCTGTCACTTCCCTTCCCATTCTCCATCCGACTTCCTACACCAGCCGCGCCCCTCCCCCATCGCCTGAGTCCTCCCTTGGGAATAACCGGCCACAGAACAACAGCAAAAGTAACAAAAAGGGTTGTCCTCTCACCTCTGTAAAATAAACCTAAGCACGGTTAGAACACACGGTTTATTTAAACGCTTCCGCCTCTATTTACGGTCCTCGCAGTCCACGCAGGCGGACTCAGGAGCGCGATCCTACCTGGGAGTGGGGTTTGGAGGGCGGGAAAGCGCTCGCGGGAAGAAGGGGCAGAATTTCTGCTGGCCCCCGGTAGTCCTCTGCCCACGTCGGTGATCCGGTCTCGCTTCTCCGCGGGAGCTGAACGGATCCAAATGTTTCCCAGTGGGCTAGCAGCTTCTTAGAGGGACTGGGAGCGCCTCCCCTCAGCTCCGCCCCCCACTCCAGCTCCCATGTATGGAAAATAGGGGTGGAGCGCGCTCTGCCATGCTCGGTGCTTAGAGAACTAGTGAAGAGGACAGTGTGGGGAGGATGGAATCCGAAACGGGAGGAGGGGCCGGCAAACCTGGCCAGAGCAGCGAAGAGGACGAATCTCTACTGCAGGAGCTTGCACGGCCCCTGGAGGGTCATGGTCCGGAGGAGCGCACAGTGGAGGAGGGCGGAGGAGAGGCGCGAAGCGTCAGGCTATCGGGAGGAGCCGGTGCAGTCTTAGGAGGGAAGGAGCGGGGAAGGAAGTAGCGGTGGGAGATTGCAATGCAGCTGGGGGCTTGAGAGAGGCACGACTGACCCGTTCTTAAAGGCTGGATCCTGCCTAGCGGCCAGGTTGCGGAGGGCAGAGACGCTAGAGGGCTCGGGCTGGGATTTAACAGCAGAGCCTGGAGCTGGTCGCGGACCTGAGGACCCTCACCCTCCCGCGGCCCCGCCACACGAGCCCCCTGCTTGGCTGCAGCGCGCTCAGCGGGCGGCGGGTCCGGCCAAGCCAAAGGCAGGAGTCAGCACCACGGACAGCTTCCGCTGGATCTGCCGCCCCTCGGGCGGATgatgtggggaggggcaggggaaaATGACTAGGGAATTCCTGCCCCTCTCTGGATCCGAGGTGTTTGGGGAAGGAACCTGGTCCGGTTCAAAGACCTGCCTCGCTGCCTGCTTTCTGGGCTGGGGCTGAGAAGAGTAGGGTGGAGTGGAGGCAGCTGAGCCGGGGGCCTGGGGGTCGGAGACTCATGACTTTTGCTCCTCTTGGTGGTCACCGCACTCAGTGCCAAGGACGGCGTCGTCTTTTACCTCCCGGGGTCAGAAAATGCAGCTCTCCTGCCAGTTATTCTACACAGGCACACTTCAGTCTGGCCCAGCGACTCCCCCGCTCACCCTTTCTCTCGCTTTCTTTCTCGGCTACCGCGACCTGTGCCGTATCTGGCtgcttctcccagcacagagtagTTCCTGGACTGGGACTTGACCCCTCCCTCCTTGACTGAACACCCACAGGCCTCTTCTcttcattttaggattttttaaaaatactggtaATTGCAGATTTCAGCTAGGGTAACAAAAGTAACAAACATTTGAGAAGCTTAGGCGTTTCATAAAATCTTCAGTAGTATTAAGTCCTCATTGAAATGCAAATTAGCCTGGCCCACGGGGCAAGAGCCAGGGGAGGAGGGGCCTTTGTAAGCTCCCTCCTTAGAAGCTATCTCATTCCCTGAGcctcttgtttccttttttcagaGCATGGAGCTTCATTGTCTCCTCTCTGATAAGTCCTTGTACTTTGTCCTCTGGCTGCAGATATTCCAGTTAGACTGGAAACTAATAGCAATTTATTCCACCCTCCAAATTTAAATGAATCACTCATATAGAAAAAAGTCAATATTGGAACAAAAGTAATCAATGTTATGCACCTCTATCCATCCTAAGCTCACGGTCCCTGAGTTATAATCAATTTAGCTAAAaccagtgtgtgtgtatatacatgtatatgttagctcactctgtcacccaggctggagtgcagtggcgcaatcatggctcactgcagcctcaacctcccaggccaaagccatcctcccacctctcagcctctcaagtagctggaactatgggtgcacaccaccatgcctgactaatttttgtttatttgtttcttttgaggcggagtcttgctctgtcaccaggctggagtgcagtggtgtgatctcagctcactgcaacctctgcctcccaggttcaagcgattctcctgcctcagcctcccgagtagctgtgactacaggcacgtgccaccatgcccagataattttgtatttttagtagagacagggtttcaccatgttggccaggatggtcttgatctcttgacctcgtgatccgcccgcctcggcctcccaaagtgctggaattacacacgtaagctactgcgcctggccttattttttgtagaggtgaggttttgccatgttgcccaggctgactgaacttctaggctcaagcaatcctcccgcttcagactcccaaagttctgggattacaagcatgagctactgcacccagtcTCAGTATTACATATACTTTTTTAATTGCAGAGCTCTAAATAGGATACAATCAGTGCCTGCCTAATACCTTGCCCAGTaatttttctcatcattttcaCCTGCAGGGTTTTATGCACCCAAGAGCAGGAGCACTCTTTTGTTTCAAAATCTCTTAAGCAGAGGAAATTGCGATAAAGTCAGTGAAAAAGGATTTGGGATGTTGTTAGGCCTCCTAACTAGAGCCATCATTCTGGTCAATATCATTATATTGGTCAATTATCATATATAatagtaaaattaataatatgaAGACAACTTTGTCAATAACTGAAGGTcatgtaaacatggatatttgAAGTTTCAATATTGGGGCACCCTCCAGAGGAAAGAGTGCATCATTTGCCAAATTCCAGATAAAGTTGGGCAAGCATTTTAGTATTATCAATATTTGCAAGGTGGAAAGGAAGTGAACAGCTGTCCTTTGAAGAGGGAATGAAGATTTAATGTGGCCTATTAGGGCTTCATTCCCTCTTCTCCTCACTGGAGTTAAGGCTAGTCCCTCTCCCAGCCAGCACATCATGATTAAATCATGCTAATGTTCAGACTGTCCAGTACTAAGAATGCTCCAAAAACCTGAGAgagcataaataaacaaaaaaaataggaTAAATGAAGGAAAGGTAATACTTCATACAGTAGACAGCAAATTATGGGATTTTACTTCCTCCCATTCTCCAAAAGTCTTCAATAGCCCATCCAACCAAGGCCAGATGCTTTCGCATGGTATTTCCAACCAGTGTGCACTCCCTTTCTGATATGCCCTCATTTTTTGGGTCTAGCTTCCCATCTCTGTCCATTTTACTTCCTAGGTACAAGCCAAACTTTGCTGGGTGCTGAGATATCCTCACCATTCCTGTCTAATTCCTCTCTTAgggtttatttcttttctccacaaTGTCAGTTGTTTAATCCCCACTCAACTCTACCTGTCCACATTCTTCACATCCTACAAGACCCAACCCAAAGACAACTGTTCTCAAAGACTTCTCCCTTCCATaatctttctgtcttttattaCTTTCTACCTTGAAATTACAGAAGTGTTTAGCTTCCCTGCCTCCACCAACCCTGACTGTAAATTCTTTATGGACAGGGCCAATGTCTTGATACATTTTGTACCTACAACATGCCACGAGCCCAGCAGATACCCAAtacatgtgtttttctttttctttttttttattgaatgaataaaaatagttaCCATTTACTTAGGGCTTTAGGCATGCCAGCCATTGCTAAGTACATCACACAAATTGTCTCATTTGAGTCCcctcaaaattattattatacccattttacagatgagaaaactggctcTCAAGTCTAAGAAACTAACCATAATGGCACATCTAGTATGCAGTGGGGTTGGAATTTCATCTTAGATCTGCCTGATTCTGGCACCACACCACTCAACTACTATACTTCACTGCCTATGAATGAATGGCAGATGTACCTGCAAAGACTGAAAATACAAGCAGGTTCAAAGGAGATTGAATAAATATAGGAACCCCTCCCCCCATGGTTTATTAAGAAAGCTCTAGAAAATTTAGTTACAACTCACACCTTATCATGTTTAAGCTAAACAGATCTTCATGCCTTACCCCAAATGTCTCTTGCTTCCATCCCATATAGGAAACAAAACCTTGGGCCATAGTGTTACCGGTGGGTctttgctcccagagctcccaagatggtggtgggccaCTCCCAA is from Pan paniscus chromosome 8, NHGRI_mPanPan1-v2.0_pri, whole genome shotgun sequence and encodes:
- the PRLHR gene encoding prolactin-releasing peptide receptor; its protein translation is MASSPTRGPRVSDLFSGLPPAVTTPANQSAEASAGNGSVAGADAPAVTPFQSLQLVHQLKGLIVLLYSVVVVVGLVGNCLLVLVIARVRRLHNVTNFLIGNLALSDVLMCTACVPLTLAYAFEPRGWVFGGGLCHLVFFLQPVTVYVSVFTLTTIAVDRYVVLVHPLRRRISLRLSAYAVLAIWALSAVLALPAAVHTYHVELKPHDVRLCEEFWGSQERQRQLYAWGLLLVTYLLPLLVILLSYVRVSVKLRNRVVPGCVTQSQADWDRARRRRTFCLLVVVVVVFAVCWLPLHVFNLLRDLDPHAIDPYAFGLVQLLCHWLAMSSACYNPFIYAWLHDSFREELRKLLVAWPRKIAPHGQNMTVSVVI